A section of the Oryza sativa Japonica Group chromosome 1, ASM3414082v1 genome encodes:
- the LOC4323979 gene encoding putative disease resistance protein RGA3 isoform X2: MASGLVSSLLSSTSSLLAILRSPLSDLYPRSGHPTASADLQRLKRLLSRIQATLEDAEEQGLQDNYVKLWLKELKDLALDAEDVLDDYRYELLQSQVQELQGDYPRKRKHMDNDEEDNDSIDERINEMINRFEEISRDRDALKLRFEDGHKIVDRGNWMKSRPTSHLIDESLVFGRIDEKEDIIKSVLSHQDMEPSGIVVLPIVGMGGIGKTTIAQMVYNDSRVRKHFEHSGWIHVSPTFDVHKLTIAITESLTMKNYGFTQLSLVHGVLLEEVQGKKLFFVLDDLWNECESSWQDFLSPLRHAQTVTILVTTRSKEVARLVQTVQLYHLGCIPDKDCWLLFQHYAFGNQHESEQSILVQIGRKILQKCGGLPLAVKSLGCLLRSTMDEHAWMEILESELWELDEEDNIFPALRLSYYWLPTRLKPCFLLCSLYPRNLGFTKDDIIQLWVAQGYIYSTNGKTCREIGNEYFNELHARSLIETYRKPVCWDINKRKLCLSRFTYNERQGFSSKKRERQGFSSRNEGRQGLSSKEKAREAMFYLKNKLQCETYLKKPSTSIGRFKLHDVIFDLAKSFTRGEQCTAMFGTTCMPPVADLKLQFPNPRSVRTLVLNCCFRCYKKHSGYFMELSSFMYLRSLILNSNHDVSGMVYSIGNLRHLRYLSLNCKMRELPESVCRLHSLETLIISSLRILKSSNFQNLFSLRCLHVSFDFMDGSLDQFSDLYCLGTLCLKHCCNITYLPLHIRSLLNLQHLQLVGISNIRRLDHASFRYNKSNSTWQPDALFPSLESLELENLCNLEDLCGLQNSDCSKLQSLTVRNCSKLSRIPCFTSLRNLVISKSVVKIIQFSLGNMPSNLQTIDIRDCFHLSTLVGLQNLSCLMSLYISHCPQLLILPSENMPCKPCHAFVADCPKLKQWCEKHEFNYFQVTRKMHISDVRLITEYGVKNFVAVQHLTIENCTQIGQNLLSSTKSWLPSNLRFLQFSSCTFSGVLNFHKGLSMLSGLEIRNCAKLESLIGLNYLNNLRGLVLVECPLLDMSTGTKFPDLLSSLIIRGCHQLLSLHLCNPAVLTELEISDCRGFMYIGGLRNFRDLESLKLLHCPLLQLRDLMPAAPETAVICCCPRLKKWCEWHDIEYKENPEDSYGKL; encoded by the exons ATGGCTAGTGGATTAGTGTCATCTCTTCTTTCATCAACCAGCAGCCTGTTAGCAATTCTTCGAAGCCCGTTGTCAGATTTATATCCCCGGAGCGGTCATCCCACTGCATCTGCCGATCTGCAACGACTGAAGCGACTGCTGTCACGCATCCAGGCCACACTTGAAGATGCTGAGGAGCAAGGGCTCCAGGACAACTATGTTAAATTGTGGCTTAAGGAGCTCAAGGACTTGGCTCTTGATGCCGAGGATGTCCTTGATGATTACCGGTATGAGCTGCTGCAGAGCCAAGTCCAAGAGCTTCAAGGTGATTATCCACGCAAGCGGAAGCACATGGATAATGATGAAGAGGACAATGATAGTATTGATGAG AGAATTAATGAGATGATAAACCGTTTCGAGGAGATATCCAGAGATCGAGATGCTCTCAAGCTCAGATTTGAAGATGGCCATAAAATTGTTGACAGGGGAAACTGGATGAAGTCACGGCCTACTAGCCACCTTATTGATGAGTCCCTTGTTTTTGGTAGGATTGATGAGAAGGAGGATATTATCAAGTCAGTATTATCTCATCAAGACATGGAACCATCTGGAATTGTTGTTTTGCCAATTGTTGGAATGGGTGGTATTGGCAAAACTACCATAGCGCAGATGGTATATAATGACAGTCGTGTCAGAAAACATTTTGAGCATAGTGGTTGGATTCATGTATCCCCAACATTTGATGTCCATAAGTTGACGATTGCCATTACTGAGTCATTAACCATGAAAAACTATGGCTTCACACAGCTAAGCTTAGTTCATGGGGTTCTCTTGGAAGAGGTACAAGGAAAGAAATTGTTTTTCGTGCTTGATGATTTGTGGAATGAATGTGAAAGTAGCTGGCAGGATTTTCTATCTCCGCTCAGGCATGCACAAACAGTGACAATTTTGGTCACCACCAGGAGTAAAGAGGTTGCACGTCTTGTTCAAACAGTGCAGCTATATCATCTTGGCTGCATTCCTGACAAGGATTGCTGGTTGTTGTTTCAGCATTATGCTTTTGGAAACCAACATGAGAGTGAACAGTCCATATTAGTTCAGATTGGCAGGAAAATTTTGCAGAAATGTGGTGGCTTACCGTTAGCAGTGAAGTCACTAGGTTGCCTTTTACGATCAACAATGGATGAACATGCCTGGATGGAAATATTGGAAAGTGAGCTTTGGGAATTGGATGAAGAGGATAACATCTTTCCAGCTCTTAGATTGAGTTATTACTGGTTGCCAACAAGATTGAAACCTTGTTTTCTTCTCTGTTCATTGTACCCTAGAAATTTAGGATTTACAAAGGATGACATTATTCAGCTGTGGGTCGCTCAAGGTTATATCTACTCTACAAACGGGAAAACTTGCCGGGAGATAGGAAATGAGTATTTTAATGAACTGCACGCAAGATCATTGATTGAAACTTATAGGAAACCAGTATGTTGGGATATTAACAAACGGAAGCTTTGTCTCTCCAGGTTTACTTATAATGAGAGACAAGGATTTTcgtcaaaaaaaagagagagacaaGGATTTTCGTCAAGAAACGAAGGGAGACAAGGACTTTCGTCAAAGGAAAAAGCAAGAGAAGCAATGTTCTATTTGAAAAACAAGTTACAGTGTGAAACTTATTTGAAGAAACCATCAACGTCAATTGGACGCTTTAAGTTGCATGATGTTATTTTTGATCTTGCAAAATCATTTACTAGAGGAGAACAGTGTACAGCAATGTTTGGCACGACATGTATGCCACCAGTAGCTGATCTGAAACTTCAATTTCCCAACCCGAGGTCCGTAAGAACACTCGTGTTAAACTGTTGTTTCCGCTGCTACAAAAAACATTCTGGTTATTTTATGGAATTATCCAGTTTCATGTATCTAAGGTCTTTAATACTGAATTCAAACCACGATGTTAGTGGTATGGTATATTCAATCGGCAATTTAAGACACTTGCGCTATCTTTCTCTGAACTGCAAAATGAGAGAGTTGCCTGAATCGGTATGTCGCCTTCACAGCCTGGAGACATTGATTATTTCCTCCTTGAGAATATTAAAGTCAAGCAACTTTCAGAATCTTTTCAGTCTTAGATGCCTTCATGTTTCTTTTGACTTCATGGATGGATCGTTGGATCAATTTAGTGATCTTTATTGCTTAGGGACACTGTGCTTGAAGCATTGCTGCAACATTACATACCTACCCTTACACATAAGAAGCCTCCTTAACTTACAACATCTTCAACTTGTGGGCATTTCGAACATCAGGCGTTTGGATCATGCATCTTTCAGGTACAACAAAAGTAACAGCACATGGCAACCAGATGCACTATTTCCATCCTTGGAGAGTTTAGAACTCGAAAATTTGTGCAACCTGGAAGATTTGTGTGGATTGCAGAATTCAGATTGCTCGAAATTGCAGTCTCTTACTGTAAGAAACTGCTCGAAATTAAGCAGAATCCCTTGTTTCACCTCCCTGAGAAATTTGGTAATAAGCAAATCTGTTGTCAAGATTATCCAGTTTTCACTAGGTAATATGCCGTCAAATCTCCAAACTATTGATATCAGAGATTGTTTTCACCTGAGTACTTTGGTGGGGCTACAAAATCTTTCTTGCCTTATGAGCTTGTACATTTCCCACTGTCCTCAGCTCCTGATTCTTCCTTCAGAAAATATGCCGTGCAAGCCTTGCCATGCATTTGTCGCTGATTGTCCTAAACTGAAACAGTGGTGCGAGAAACATGAGTTCAACTACTTTCAG GTTACTAGGAAGATGCATATTTCAGATGTGCGATTGATCACAGAATATGGTGTTAAGAATTTCGTGGCCGTTCAACATTTGACAATTGAGAACTGCACGCAGATAGGCCAAAACCTGCTTTCCTCAACCAAGAGCTGGTTACCATCTAACTTGCGGTTCTTGCAGTTCAGTTCTTGCACTTTCTCTGGTGTTCTTAATTTCCACAAGGGTCTTTCGATGCTTTCGGGACTAGAGATCAGGAACTGTGCTAAACTTGAATCGTTGATAGGTTTGAATTATCTCAATAATCTTCGAGGACTGGTTTTGGTTGAATGTCCTTTACTTGATATGTCAACTGGAACAAAATTTCCAGATCTATTGTCATCTTTGATAATTCGCGGGTGCCATCAGCTTCTATCTCTGCACTTATGTAACCCTGCAGTTCTGACGGAGCTTGAGATATCCGACTGCCGTGGATTCATGTACATTGGAGGATTAAGAAATTTTAGAGACCTTGAAAGCTTGAAACTTCTTCATTGCCCTCTACTTCAGCTGCGGGACTTGATGCCAGCTGCTCCTGAAACTGCCGTAATCTGTTGTTGTCCGAGGCTGAAGAAGTGGTGCGAATGGCATGACATAGAGTATAAG GAAAATCCAGAAGATTCATATGGGAAGCTGTGA
- the LOC4323979 gene encoding putative disease resistance protein RGA3 isoform X1 — protein sequence MASGLVSSLLSSTSSLLAILRSPLSDLYPRSGHPTASADLQRLKRLLSRIQATLEDAEEQGLQDNYVKLWLKELKDLALDAEDVLDDYRYELLQSQVQELQGDYPRKRKHMDNDEEDNDSIDERINEMINRFEEISRDRDALKLRFEDGHKIVDRGNWMKSRPTSHLIDESLVFGRIDEKEDIIKSVLSHQDMEPSGIVVLPIVGMGGIGKTTIAQMVYNDSRVRKHFEHSGWIHVSPTFDVHKLTIAITESLTMKNYGFTQLSLVHGVLLEEVQGKKLFFVLDDLWNECESSWQDFLSPLRHAQTVTILVTTRSKEVARLVQTVQLYHLGCIPDKDCWLLFQHYAFGNQHESEQSILVQIGRKILQKCGGLPLAVKSLGCLLRSTMDEHAWMEILESELWELDEEDNIFPALRLSYYWLPTRLKPCFLLCSLYPRNLGFTKDDIIQLWVAQGYIYSTNGKTCREIGNEYFNELHARSLIETYRKPVCWDINKRKLCLSRFTYNERQGFSSKKRERQGFSSRNEGRQGLSSKEKAREAMFYLKNKLQCETYLKKPSTSIGRFKLHDVIFDLAKSFTRGEQCTAMFGTTCMPPVADLKLQFPNPRSVRTLVLNCCFRCYKKHSGYFMELSSFMYLRSLILNSNHDVSGMVYSIGNLRHLRYLSLNCKMRELPESVCRLHSLETLIISSLRILKSSNFQNLFSLRCLHVSFDFMDGSLDQFSDLYCLGTLCLKHCCNITYLPLHIRSLLNLQHLQLVGISNIRRLDHASFRYNKSNSTWQPDALFPSLESLELENLCNLEDLCGLQNSDCSKLQSLTVRNCSKLSRIPCFTSLRNLVISKSVVKIIQFSLGNMPSNLQTIDIRDCFHLSTLVGLQNLSCLMSLYISHCPQLLILPSENMPCKPCHAFVADCPKLKQWCEKHEFNYFQVTRKMHISDVRLITEYGVKNFVAVQHLTIENCTQIGQNLLSSTKSWLPSNLRFLQFSSCTFSGVLNFHKGLSMLSGLEIRNCAKLESLIGLNYLNNLRGLVLVECPLLDMSTGTKFPDLLSSLIIRGCHQLLSLHLCNPAVLTELEISDCRGFMYIGGLRNFRDLESLKLLHCPLLQLRDLMPAAPETAVICCCPRLKKWCEWHDIEYKDIQENPEDSYGKL from the exons ATGGCTAGTGGATTAGTGTCATCTCTTCTTTCATCAACCAGCAGCCTGTTAGCAATTCTTCGAAGCCCGTTGTCAGATTTATATCCCCGGAGCGGTCATCCCACTGCATCTGCCGATCTGCAACGACTGAAGCGACTGCTGTCACGCATCCAGGCCACACTTGAAGATGCTGAGGAGCAAGGGCTCCAGGACAACTATGTTAAATTGTGGCTTAAGGAGCTCAAGGACTTGGCTCTTGATGCCGAGGATGTCCTTGATGATTACCGGTATGAGCTGCTGCAGAGCCAAGTCCAAGAGCTTCAAGGTGATTATCCACGCAAGCGGAAGCACATGGATAATGATGAAGAGGACAATGATAGTATTGATGAG AGAATTAATGAGATGATAAACCGTTTCGAGGAGATATCCAGAGATCGAGATGCTCTCAAGCTCAGATTTGAAGATGGCCATAAAATTGTTGACAGGGGAAACTGGATGAAGTCACGGCCTACTAGCCACCTTATTGATGAGTCCCTTGTTTTTGGTAGGATTGATGAGAAGGAGGATATTATCAAGTCAGTATTATCTCATCAAGACATGGAACCATCTGGAATTGTTGTTTTGCCAATTGTTGGAATGGGTGGTATTGGCAAAACTACCATAGCGCAGATGGTATATAATGACAGTCGTGTCAGAAAACATTTTGAGCATAGTGGTTGGATTCATGTATCCCCAACATTTGATGTCCATAAGTTGACGATTGCCATTACTGAGTCATTAACCATGAAAAACTATGGCTTCACACAGCTAAGCTTAGTTCATGGGGTTCTCTTGGAAGAGGTACAAGGAAAGAAATTGTTTTTCGTGCTTGATGATTTGTGGAATGAATGTGAAAGTAGCTGGCAGGATTTTCTATCTCCGCTCAGGCATGCACAAACAGTGACAATTTTGGTCACCACCAGGAGTAAAGAGGTTGCACGTCTTGTTCAAACAGTGCAGCTATATCATCTTGGCTGCATTCCTGACAAGGATTGCTGGTTGTTGTTTCAGCATTATGCTTTTGGAAACCAACATGAGAGTGAACAGTCCATATTAGTTCAGATTGGCAGGAAAATTTTGCAGAAATGTGGTGGCTTACCGTTAGCAGTGAAGTCACTAGGTTGCCTTTTACGATCAACAATGGATGAACATGCCTGGATGGAAATATTGGAAAGTGAGCTTTGGGAATTGGATGAAGAGGATAACATCTTTCCAGCTCTTAGATTGAGTTATTACTGGTTGCCAACAAGATTGAAACCTTGTTTTCTTCTCTGTTCATTGTACCCTAGAAATTTAGGATTTACAAAGGATGACATTATTCAGCTGTGGGTCGCTCAAGGTTATATCTACTCTACAAACGGGAAAACTTGCCGGGAGATAGGAAATGAGTATTTTAATGAACTGCACGCAAGATCATTGATTGAAACTTATAGGAAACCAGTATGTTGGGATATTAACAAACGGAAGCTTTGTCTCTCCAGGTTTACTTATAATGAGAGACAAGGATTTTcgtcaaaaaaaagagagagacaaGGATTTTCGTCAAGAAACGAAGGGAGACAAGGACTTTCGTCAAAGGAAAAAGCAAGAGAAGCAATGTTCTATTTGAAAAACAAGTTACAGTGTGAAACTTATTTGAAGAAACCATCAACGTCAATTGGACGCTTTAAGTTGCATGATGTTATTTTTGATCTTGCAAAATCATTTACTAGAGGAGAACAGTGTACAGCAATGTTTGGCACGACATGTATGCCACCAGTAGCTGATCTGAAACTTCAATTTCCCAACCCGAGGTCCGTAAGAACACTCGTGTTAAACTGTTGTTTCCGCTGCTACAAAAAACATTCTGGTTATTTTATGGAATTATCCAGTTTCATGTATCTAAGGTCTTTAATACTGAATTCAAACCACGATGTTAGTGGTATGGTATATTCAATCGGCAATTTAAGACACTTGCGCTATCTTTCTCTGAACTGCAAAATGAGAGAGTTGCCTGAATCGGTATGTCGCCTTCACAGCCTGGAGACATTGATTATTTCCTCCTTGAGAATATTAAAGTCAAGCAACTTTCAGAATCTTTTCAGTCTTAGATGCCTTCATGTTTCTTTTGACTTCATGGATGGATCGTTGGATCAATTTAGTGATCTTTATTGCTTAGGGACACTGTGCTTGAAGCATTGCTGCAACATTACATACCTACCCTTACACATAAGAAGCCTCCTTAACTTACAACATCTTCAACTTGTGGGCATTTCGAACATCAGGCGTTTGGATCATGCATCTTTCAGGTACAACAAAAGTAACAGCACATGGCAACCAGATGCACTATTTCCATCCTTGGAGAGTTTAGAACTCGAAAATTTGTGCAACCTGGAAGATTTGTGTGGATTGCAGAATTCAGATTGCTCGAAATTGCAGTCTCTTACTGTAAGAAACTGCTCGAAATTAAGCAGAATCCCTTGTTTCACCTCCCTGAGAAATTTGGTAATAAGCAAATCTGTTGTCAAGATTATCCAGTTTTCACTAGGTAATATGCCGTCAAATCTCCAAACTATTGATATCAGAGATTGTTTTCACCTGAGTACTTTGGTGGGGCTACAAAATCTTTCTTGCCTTATGAGCTTGTACATTTCCCACTGTCCTCAGCTCCTGATTCTTCCTTCAGAAAATATGCCGTGCAAGCCTTGCCATGCATTTGTCGCTGATTGTCCTAAACTGAAACAGTGGTGCGAGAAACATGAGTTCAACTACTTTCAG GTTACTAGGAAGATGCATATTTCAGATGTGCGATTGATCACAGAATATGGTGTTAAGAATTTCGTGGCCGTTCAACATTTGACAATTGAGAACTGCACGCAGATAGGCCAAAACCTGCTTTCCTCAACCAAGAGCTGGTTACCATCTAACTTGCGGTTCTTGCAGTTCAGTTCTTGCACTTTCTCTGGTGTTCTTAATTTCCACAAGGGTCTTTCGATGCTTTCGGGACTAGAGATCAGGAACTGTGCTAAACTTGAATCGTTGATAGGTTTGAATTATCTCAATAATCTTCGAGGACTGGTTTTGGTTGAATGTCCTTTACTTGATATGTCAACTGGAACAAAATTTCCAGATCTATTGTCATCTTTGATAATTCGCGGGTGCCATCAGCTTCTATCTCTGCACTTATGTAACCCTGCAGTTCTGACGGAGCTTGAGATATCCGACTGCCGTGGATTCATGTACATTGGAGGATTAAGAAATTTTAGAGACCTTGAAAGCTTGAAACTTCTTCATTGCCCTCTACTTCAGCTGCGGGACTTGATGCCAGCTGCTCCTGAAACTGCCGTAATCTGTTGTTGTCCGAGGCTGAAGAAGTGGTGCGAATGGCATGACATAGAGTATAAG GACATTCAGGAAAATCCAGAAGATTCATATGGGAAGCTGTGA
- the LOC4323979 gene encoding putative disease resistance protein RGA3 isoform X3: MASGLVSSLLSSTSSLLAILRSPLSDLYPRSGHPTASADLQRLKRLLSRIQATLEDAEEQGLQDNYVKLWLKELKDLALDAEDVLDDYRYELLQSQVQELQGDYPRKRKHMDNDEEDNDSIDERINEMINRFEEISRDRDALKLRFEDGHKIVDRGNWMKSRPTSHLIDESLVFGRIDEKEDIIKSVLSHQDMEPSGIVVLPIVGMGGIGKTTIAQMVYNDSRVRKHFEHSGWIHVSPTFDVHKLTIAITESLTMKNYGFTQLSLVHGVLLEEVQGKKLFFVLDDLWNECESSWQDFLSPLRHAQTVTILVTTRSKEVARLVQTVQLYHLGCIPDKDCWLLFQHYAFGNQHESEQSILVQIGRKILQKCGGLPLAVKSLGCLLRSTMDEHAWMEILESELWELDEEDNIFPALRLSYYWLPTRLKPCFLLCSLYPRNLGFTKDDIIQLWVAQGYIYSTNGKTCREIGNEYFNELHARSLIETYRKPVCWDINKRKLCLSRFTYNERQGFSSKKRERQGFSSRNEGRQGLSSKEKAREAMFYLKNKLQCETYLKKPSTSIGRFKLHDVIFDLAKSFTRGEQCTAMFGTTCMPPVADLKLQFPNPRSVRTLVLNCCFRCYKKHSGYFMELSSFMYLRSLILNSNHDVSGMVYSIGNLRHLRYLSLNCKMRELPESVCRLHSLETLIISSLRILKSSNFQNLFSLRCLHVSFDFMDGSLDQFSDLYCLGTLCLKHCCNITYLPLHIRSLLNLQHLQLVGISNIRRLDHASFRYNKSNSTWQPDALFPSLESLELENLCNLEDLCGLQNSDCSKLQSLTVRNCSKLSRIPCFTSLRNLVISKSVVKIIQFSLENMPCKPCHAFVADCPKLKQWCEKHEFNYFQVTRKMHISDVRLITEYGVKNFVAVQHLTIENCTQIGQNLLSSTKSWLPSNLRFLQFSSCTFSGVLNFHKGLSMLSGLEIRNCAKLESLIGLNYLNNLRGLVLVECPLLDMSTGTKFPDLLSSLIIRGCHQLLSLHLCNPAVLTELEISDCRGFMYIGGLRNFRDLESLKLLHCPLLQLRDLMPAAPETAVICCCPRLKKWCEWHDIEYKDIQENPEDSYGKL; the protein is encoded by the exons ATGGCTAGTGGATTAGTGTCATCTCTTCTTTCATCAACCAGCAGCCTGTTAGCAATTCTTCGAAGCCCGTTGTCAGATTTATATCCCCGGAGCGGTCATCCCACTGCATCTGCCGATCTGCAACGACTGAAGCGACTGCTGTCACGCATCCAGGCCACACTTGAAGATGCTGAGGAGCAAGGGCTCCAGGACAACTATGTTAAATTGTGGCTTAAGGAGCTCAAGGACTTGGCTCTTGATGCCGAGGATGTCCTTGATGATTACCGGTATGAGCTGCTGCAGAGCCAAGTCCAAGAGCTTCAAGGTGATTATCCACGCAAGCGGAAGCACATGGATAATGATGAAGAGGACAATGATAGTATTGATGAG AGAATTAATGAGATGATAAACCGTTTCGAGGAGATATCCAGAGATCGAGATGCTCTCAAGCTCAGATTTGAAGATGGCCATAAAATTGTTGACAGGGGAAACTGGATGAAGTCACGGCCTACTAGCCACCTTATTGATGAGTCCCTTGTTTTTGGTAGGATTGATGAGAAGGAGGATATTATCAAGTCAGTATTATCTCATCAAGACATGGAACCATCTGGAATTGTTGTTTTGCCAATTGTTGGAATGGGTGGTATTGGCAAAACTACCATAGCGCAGATGGTATATAATGACAGTCGTGTCAGAAAACATTTTGAGCATAGTGGTTGGATTCATGTATCCCCAACATTTGATGTCCATAAGTTGACGATTGCCATTACTGAGTCATTAACCATGAAAAACTATGGCTTCACACAGCTAAGCTTAGTTCATGGGGTTCTCTTGGAAGAGGTACAAGGAAAGAAATTGTTTTTCGTGCTTGATGATTTGTGGAATGAATGTGAAAGTAGCTGGCAGGATTTTCTATCTCCGCTCAGGCATGCACAAACAGTGACAATTTTGGTCACCACCAGGAGTAAAGAGGTTGCACGTCTTGTTCAAACAGTGCAGCTATATCATCTTGGCTGCATTCCTGACAAGGATTGCTGGTTGTTGTTTCAGCATTATGCTTTTGGAAACCAACATGAGAGTGAACAGTCCATATTAGTTCAGATTGGCAGGAAAATTTTGCAGAAATGTGGTGGCTTACCGTTAGCAGTGAAGTCACTAGGTTGCCTTTTACGATCAACAATGGATGAACATGCCTGGATGGAAATATTGGAAAGTGAGCTTTGGGAATTGGATGAAGAGGATAACATCTTTCCAGCTCTTAGATTGAGTTATTACTGGTTGCCAACAAGATTGAAACCTTGTTTTCTTCTCTGTTCATTGTACCCTAGAAATTTAGGATTTACAAAGGATGACATTATTCAGCTGTGGGTCGCTCAAGGTTATATCTACTCTACAAACGGGAAAACTTGCCGGGAGATAGGAAATGAGTATTTTAATGAACTGCACGCAAGATCATTGATTGAAACTTATAGGAAACCAGTATGTTGGGATATTAACAAACGGAAGCTTTGTCTCTCCAGGTTTACTTATAATGAGAGACAAGGATTTTcgtcaaaaaaaagagagagacaaGGATTTTCGTCAAGAAACGAAGGGAGACAAGGACTTTCGTCAAAGGAAAAAGCAAGAGAAGCAATGTTCTATTTGAAAAACAAGTTACAGTGTGAAACTTATTTGAAGAAACCATCAACGTCAATTGGACGCTTTAAGTTGCATGATGTTATTTTTGATCTTGCAAAATCATTTACTAGAGGAGAACAGTGTACAGCAATGTTTGGCACGACATGTATGCCACCAGTAGCTGATCTGAAACTTCAATTTCCCAACCCGAGGTCCGTAAGAACACTCGTGTTAAACTGTTGTTTCCGCTGCTACAAAAAACATTCTGGTTATTTTATGGAATTATCCAGTTTCATGTATCTAAGGTCTTTAATACTGAATTCAAACCACGATGTTAGTGGTATGGTATATTCAATCGGCAATTTAAGACACTTGCGCTATCTTTCTCTGAACTGCAAAATGAGAGAGTTGCCTGAATCGGTATGTCGCCTTCACAGCCTGGAGACATTGATTATTTCCTCCTTGAGAATATTAAAGTCAAGCAACTTTCAGAATCTTTTCAGTCTTAGATGCCTTCATGTTTCTTTTGACTTCATGGATGGATCGTTGGATCAATTTAGTGATCTTTATTGCTTAGGGACACTGTGCTTGAAGCATTGCTGCAACATTACATACCTACCCTTACACATAAGAAGCCTCCTTAACTTACAACATCTTCAACTTGTGGGCATTTCGAACATCAGGCGTTTGGATCATGCATCTTTCAGGTACAACAAAAGTAACAGCACATGGCAACCAGATGCACTATTTCCATCCTTGGAGAGTTTAGAACTCGAAAATTTGTGCAACCTGGAAGATTTGTGTGGATTGCAGAATTCAGATTGCTCGAAATTGCAGTCTCTTACTGTAAGAAACTGCTCGAAATTAAGCAGAATCCCTTGTTTCACCTCCCTGAGAAATTTGGTAATAAGCAAATCTGTTGTCAAGATTATCCAGTTTTCACTAG AAAATATGCCGTGCAAGCCTTGCCATGCATTTGTCGCTGATTGTCCTAAACTGAAACAGTGGTGCGAGAAACATGAGTTCAACTACTTTCAG GTTACTAGGAAGATGCATATTTCAGATGTGCGATTGATCACAGAATATGGTGTTAAGAATTTCGTGGCCGTTCAACATTTGACAATTGAGAACTGCACGCAGATAGGCCAAAACCTGCTTTCCTCAACCAAGAGCTGGTTACCATCTAACTTGCGGTTCTTGCAGTTCAGTTCTTGCACTTTCTCTGGTGTTCTTAATTTCCACAAGGGTCTTTCGATGCTTTCGGGACTAGAGATCAGGAACTGTGCTAAACTTGAATCGTTGATAGGTTTGAATTATCTCAATAATCTTCGAGGACTGGTTTTGGTTGAATGTCCTTTACTTGATATGTCAACTGGAACAAAATTTCCAGATCTATTGTCATCTTTGATAATTCGCGGGTGCCATCAGCTTCTATCTCTGCACTTATGTAACCCTGCAGTTCTGACGGAGCTTGAGATATCCGACTGCCGTGGATTCATGTACATTGGAGGATTAAGAAATTTTAGAGACCTTGAAAGCTTGAAACTTCTTCATTGCCCTCTACTTCAGCTGCGGGACTTGATGCCAGCTGCTCCTGAAACTGCCGTAATCTGTTGTTGTCCGAGGCTGAAGAAGTGGTGCGAATGGCATGACATAGAGTATAAG GACATTCAGGAAAATCCAGAAGATTCATATGGGAAGCTGTGA